Proteins found in one Alicyclobacillus cycloheptanicus genomic segment:
- a CDS encoding IS1634 family transposase, with protein sequence MDFVVECMYYPTVEVAIDLASIIKKKKKGQVYYYLVESARVDGKPRIVRQKYLGRAEHIAAAMDAPSDLDQPKYSIVLEFGSVMALYDLAKRLGVVELINQVAPKRSQGLTIGEYMLIAAINRAVDPTSKSKIAAWFTKTCLDRVIPAKAHHLSSQRFWDHMNALSEQAIGEFEDVFTQKVVQTYGLSLDCLIYDTTNFFTFVDTNSDSKLPQRGHSKEKRGDLKIVGLSMMVSPDFNVPLFHEVYAGNQPDARQFLDVVERLQKRFEKICDRKLEPTLVFDKGNNSPEHLKQLQAGTTKFHVVGSLKLSQCKPLLDIDRAEFVPVTGTKYEGVTAYRTTYPAYGQDMTVLVVHNPRLEEGQLQGIQKNIEKCTTRLRELQTTLKARQEGVIRKGRKPTLSSVQHQVDQILHAEFMKDLFVVELSTVSDAVQLEFSLDLSRLEELRKRQLGKTILYTDNHDWTNERIVTAYRSQYHIEQAFKQMKNADHLDFRPIYHWTDQKIRVHAFYCVLALRLCSLLNRELHGHGIDISINRMLDILGEVKQVITVYPKKGASKKDRQSFSLSKLDPDTRRIVEALNLDQYRIGG encoded by the coding sequence ATGGACTTCGTTGTCGAATGTATGTATTACCCTACTGTAGAGGTGGCGATTGACCTGGCTTCCATCATCAAAAAGAAGAAGAAGGGCCAAGTGTATTACTACCTCGTGGAATCAGCCCGTGTCGACGGGAAGCCTCGCATCGTACGCCAGAAGTATCTGGGCCGTGCGGAGCACATCGCTGCAGCCATGGATGCACCATCTGATCTGGACCAACCCAAGTACAGCATTGTCCTTGAGTTTGGATCTGTCATGGCACTGTATGACTTGGCCAAGCGACTGGGTGTCGTGGAACTCATCAATCAGGTAGCTCCCAAGCGCTCGCAGGGTCTGACCATCGGAGAATACATGCTCATTGCTGCGATCAATCGAGCGGTGGATCCCACAAGCAAAAGCAAGATTGCTGCATGGTTCACGAAAACATGCCTGGATCGGGTTATCCCAGCCAAGGCGCATCATTTGTCCAGCCAACGCTTTTGGGATCATATGAATGCCCTGTCTGAACAGGCGATTGGTGAGTTTGAGGATGTGTTTACTCAAAAGGTTGTCCAAACCTACGGGCTGAGCCTGGACTGCTTGATCTATGACACGACAAACTTCTTCACATTTGTGGACACCAACTCGGACAGCAAACTGCCTCAGCGCGGCCATAGCAAAGAGAAACGCGGCGATTTGAAGATCGTCGGCTTATCCATGATGGTCTCTCCGGATTTCAATGTCCCGCTCTTTCATGAAGTGTACGCGGGGAACCAGCCGGATGCCAGGCAGTTCCTGGACGTTGTCGAAAGACTACAAAAGCGGTTCGAAAAAATTTGCGACCGGAAGCTTGAACCAACGCTTGTGTTCGACAAAGGGAACAACTCGCCGGAACACCTCAAACAGCTACAAGCCGGAACGACGAAGTTCCACGTAGTTGGCTCCCTGAAGCTTTCCCAATGCAAACCGTTGCTGGACATTGACCGAGCAGAATTCGTGCCGGTTACGGGCACCAAGTACGAGGGGGTCACGGCCTACCGCACTACGTATCCAGCGTATGGTCAGGACATGACGGTGCTTGTAGTCCACAATCCCAGGCTGGAAGAAGGCCAACTGCAGGGAATTCAAAAGAACATCGAGAAGTGCACGACTCGCCTGCGCGAACTGCAGACAACTCTCAAGGCCCGTCAGGAGGGAGTGATTCGGAAAGGGCGCAAGCCCACCCTCAGCTCCGTCCAACATCAGGTCGACCAGATTCTGCATGCAGAGTTCATGAAAGATCTGTTTGTCGTTGAGCTATCTACCGTGTCGGATGCGGTTCAGTTGGAATTCTCGCTGGACCTGTCGCGGCTTGAAGAGCTGCGCAAACGTCAGTTGGGGAAAACAATTCTCTACACGGACAACCACGACTGGACTAACGAACGGATTGTCACGGCTTACCGGTCGCAGTATCACATTGAGCAAGCCTTCAAACAAATGAAGAACGCAGATCACCTGGACTTTCGACCGATCTATCACTGGACTGATCAAAAAATTCGGGTCCACGCCTTCTACTGCGTTCTGGCCCTTCGCTTGTGCAGCCTGCTGAATCGGGAACTGCATGGTCACGGGATCGACATCAGCATCAATCGGATGCTGGACATCCTGGGCGAAGTCAAACAGGTCATCACCGTATACCCAAAGAAAGGTGCAAGCAAAAAGGATCGGCAATCGTTCTCGCTGAGTAAACTGGATCCGGATACAAGACGCATTGTGGAAGCTTTGAATTTGGATCAGTATCGAATCGGTGGGTAA